The window GAGTCCGGTTATGCCGCCGAGCGACTTGAAGCGCATGATACTGCCGGCCCCGCATGCGCCAAGGAGTTTCCACGCTGGATAGGGGCCCGGGCAGGTGCCCCTCGCGTGCCAATCACAATTCTCATGGTTGGGCGCCCATCTTGCCGATATCGGTATCAAAGCCGAAGAAATCAAGGAGTTCAAAATGAACGGCATGTCCATCAACGTTCGAGTCCGTCTGAGCGCCATGATGTTCCTCCAGTATATGATGTTCGCCGTCTGGTGGGTGCAGTTGGCGGCCTACCTCGACAATATCGGGGTCACGGGCACGCTGAAGGCCCTGATCCTTAGCAGCATGCCCCTGGGCTGTCTGGTGGCGCCGATCTTCTGCATGATCGCGGACCGCCACTTCGCCAGTCAGAAGGTGCTGATGGCCTTGAACTTCAGTTGTGCGGCCCTGTTCTTACTGGCGGCCCTGCAGTCCAATCCAGTGGCCCTGTTCGTGTTTCTGCTGTTGGGGATGTTCTGCTATATGCCCACGTGGAGCCTGACCAACGCGGTCGCCATGGCCAATGCCCCCTCGGAGAAATTCCCCCAGATTCGTGTGTTCGGCTCGATCGGCTGGGTCGCGTCGGCGGTGTTCAGTCTCGCCGCCGTGAGACTCTTCGGGACGGCGTCTCTCGACGGCACAGCGATTCCGCTTTACTGCGGAGCCGGAACCGCCCTCGTAGCGGCCTTGCTCAACATGACGCTGCCCAACACCCCCCCGCCCGCCAAGGGCCAACCCGCCTCGATCATCGACGTGCTCGGCCTGCGGGCCATGACGCTCCTGAAAGACCGCAACTTCGCGGTGTTCATCCTGCTGTCCATGCTCGTGATGCTCCCGTTCACCATGTACTTCTCGCTCGGTTCGCAGTTCTTCGCCAGTCAGGGCTTCGAGCAGGTGACCGCGACGATGAACCTGGGCCAATTCGTGGAGATGTTCGTCATGCTCCTGGTGCCGATGGCGCTGGCACGCTACGGGTCCAAGTGGGCCCTGCTCGTGGGTCTGGGGGCCCTGCTGGTGCGCTACGTCGCTTTCTGGGGCGGGGGCGTATTCCACCTACCGTCACTGTACTATGTCGCGATCCTCGTGCACGGCGTGATCTTCGGCTTCTTCTTCGTCGGCGGCCAGGTCTACGTGGATAAGAAGGCCCCCGCCGAGATCCGGGCCCAGGCCCAGGGCCTGATCGTGCTGATCTGCTTCGGCCTCGGTATGCTCATCGGGACCTTCTTCAATGTGAGGCTCATCGACATGTATACCATCCAGTCCACCGTTGACGAGGCCGTCACTATCACCAACTGGAACGCCATCTGGGCCATCATCTCGGCCATGACGGCGGTGCTGCTCGGCGCGTTCTGGCTGTTCTTCCGCGATGACCTGGCAAAGAACGTCGCACCGATCGTCGAATAGGTGGACCAGGGCACGGCGGAGATCGCGTAGGTGCACCTTCCGTGCCCCACAACACGGGCTATGTCACACACATCGACATCCAGCTCGCTTTGAGCGGATGGCATGCACGGTACATCGGACCGGTTCTTCATGGGTTGCCCGGCGACGGGACGGGATGGGATGGGATGGGGCAGAGTCCGTCGCCATTGCTTCTTCAGGGGGTATCGTCCAGAAGTAGACCGTGTGCCCACAACTCAAACCGACGCCCGCTGTCTTTTCAGGTTCGCCTCGGAACTCTGCTGTTAACCACTTCGAATTCCCAATTGCCAAGCCAGAAGCTGTCGCCAACCCCAAAGTCATCCTCTTTCAGCGCACGTTCAGATTCTTCGATCGTCGTCATCTTCATCCACCCCCTTACAGTTGTTTGAATACGAAGGCGGCGGTGAGACATCCGCCCCGTCGCTCCCACACAGCGCCGCCAAGGTCACCAGGGGCGGGTGAGCCTGCCCCGTTTCGCACTCACTCGCCGTTCTTGGCCAGTTCCTCGTCGATCAGTGCCGAGGCCTCGTGCTTGGTCACATTCGCCGGGAACCGGATGTTGAGCTTCTTCATGAACTGCTTCTGCTTTTCTGTCGCCGGCCCGGTGCCCTGTGTCGCTCGTTCTGTACGTATCTCGCCGGACCGCCGGTCCTTGGAGACCTCCTGCAGGATCGCAATCGCTACGGCGTCACTGTTGACCTTCTCTGAGATCCCTTCAAAAAGCGCGATATAGGCATCCACCCTTTGCCGTGTATCGGTTTCCATTTTCTCATTCACCCCCTTACAAGTATTTGAGTATGAAGGTGACGGCCGGCAGTCGCTGCCCGGCTCGCCGCCCTGTTGTTCATCTGGCCCATCTGTCACTTCAACCAGCGGGCAGACCGCCCAGTCCTGCTTATTCACCTTCCAGACCCGTGGACCCAGACTCTTGAGTTCGCCCTCGCAAAAATAACCCCACTCGGCACACTCCGGGCAGGCTGACAGCCGAACGTAGCCGAAAAGGATCTGATCATCCGTGTAGACCTTACCGCCGATGATGCTGTCCTGCTTCCAGGCCTTCTCAGTCACAAACCAGTAGCTGCCGTCAAAACTCTCGTAGATTTCGATGACGCGCCGGCCTTTGATCGTTATCGTTTCCATACTATATACAAGACATACATGTATATAAATATTATGGTACTGGAATATATATGTTCTGTCGCAACAATGCTTATATAGTCATGTCACGATGTAAGTTCTATGCCAACAATAACGATCTATCTGACAAACGACCTGTACGACAAAGTGCGGGACGCACCCAGTAAGACAGTCAGAGCCGCACTCGAGCACTACTTCAAGGATGACGACGAACCTGTCAAGAATCCCGAACAGCGCCGGCACCCTGGCAATGAACCACACAAGAACTCGAACGCCACCGATACCGGCGGCGGCACTGAATAGTCCCCGGTATATCGGCCGCCGCCGTTGATCTCGCCGCCCCCGCCTCTGCTTCTCGCTTCACCTCGTTTTGCTGTCGTTGAACGTCGCACCCAGATTCCCTTGTGGTGTTCATAGATCCTCTCCCCGTTCCGCAGGGAAAGCGACCCCGGAGCGGCTGTGGAACCCTCGTTCTGCGTCACGGCTGTAACTGATGGCTCCGTTGGTCCCTCCAGGAGCCACCGATCAAGCCGAATCCACCGGCACCCACCGAACATACCTAGCCAGGCCAATCATTTCATGCACCATTGCCGAAAGCACACGATCTGTGCGGGGGCCCCGGGTAACCGGGGTCCCTACGGGGTCCCTACCGCGACCTACAGAGCTGTTGACACCAAGGAGGCCGTTACGCAGAGCCGATTCGCTGTTACCCGGTCGTAGGGCGAATTCCAACGACGGCCGGGACAATACGGACTTCGCCGTCTTTGTCTCGCAGTGCCTTACACAAAGCAGGGATTGCTTGGGCCGAGCCTATTCTTCCTAAATTCCAAGCGGCCGTCCCACGCACATACGTACTCCTGTCTTTAAGGCCCTTAATAAGAGCCTTGATGACTTGTGTCGAGCCTATGTCTCTACGTAATGCCACACTTGCCGATATGCGTGTGCCTTTATCTCCACTACTCAGTAGCTTCAGAAGAGAAAGAACTGCTGTATCACAGCCACAATCCTTCTTCCCGGCGAAGACCGGCGTAGATGAACGTCGCGACCATGGCTTTGAGGGTGGGCGAGTCGTCGAAGACGCGGAGTTGCTCTGCGATCTGACTCACACTCAGGTACTTTATGTTGTGAGCAGGCTCGCGCCGGCGTTCCACTGAGGCGGCCGGATTTGGATTCCGTCGATCGGTCGGGACAAAACCCCCGTTCTTGGTCGCGTAGCCAAACATGCGATGCAAGACCTCCCGGTATCGGTTAGCTGTCTTTGGGGCGATCCTGTCCTCCCGGATGCGACGCGAGATGAAGCCCTCCATGACAGAAGCGGTGATTTCCTCCAGGAAGCTCGCTCTTATGTGAAGGTGTGCCTTTTGGTCCTCCACAGGCTTGGAGTTTCCTGCCCTCCACCGCGTGTTGACACAACTGCCGTGGACAAGTGAGGGGCACACCGGGCCGAAGAAGATTCGAAGGACTGACAGGTCTGCCGAATAGGACTTCTTCGTTCTGATCGTTGACAGGAATTTGCAGAAGTCCTCCAGAAACGCCGGCAAAGGCGTCTTGGACGGAGCAAGAAGCTCTCCTTTGGCGTCCTCACCATCAATCTGTCGCTTGACCCGCTTGGCTACCCGGGCGTCTTTGGTCCCGAGGGAATAGTACACTTGGCGACCGTTTGCGTAATACTTGATCCACCAAGCTCCACCCTTCTTTCGCTGAAAAATCGATGCCATGGCAACACCTCATACGGCGCCCCCGATCCACCATAGCCTGCCCCATCCCGGGGGCGATTCGGTCAGATTTAGTTGCATTTTAGTTGCACGCCAATCTGGCCAAATAAAAAAGGACAGGCGTAAGTGCCTGTCCCTAAAGGTGTTGCCTCAATAGCGGGGGAAGGATTCGAACCTCCGACCTCCGGGTTATGGGCCCGACAACCCAGGTTTTTGTAACATTCTTCAAATCAACGATTTACGCGTTTGTCTTCGTCGCACAAGGACTTAACGAAATCGTCATGATGACCATGGTGATCATGATGATCACAGATTTTGCTACATTTTGCTACAGTCGCCAGTGACACGCAAGGAGGAAAAATGCCTGCTGCCATCAGCCTTCTCCGTCGTTCATCAGCTTGCACAGGACTCGGTGAATACGCCGGATCCGTTCGTCATCCGACATGAGCAGCATGATACCGCGGTTGAATACTGTGATCTCGACCGTGTCGTCAGTGAGTATCAGTTTGAGGTAATCGTACTCAATCGGATCACCAGCCCCCTCGTCTCCATAGACACCGCCAAGGTTGAGCAGGTTCTCCTCGATGACCGCTTTCCTCACGTCCACCGGAATTTTCTCGCCGGGCCACGTTTTGACCTGCAGGTCGTCCGGTTGTATACCGGCTTCGAGCATCCCACAACGGTAATCGATCTGTTCAAGGTCTTGGATCACGGTGCGTCTCCTTTCGCTGGCCGGCCTCTCAGCATGAGCATACCATTGATTGAACAATAAGACCAACTCAAGCCAGAATTGCGCAACAAGTGCGGCTTCAAGGTAAGTCCCTCTTGCATGCCGATTTCCGGCCCCCTATTGGGCACCTTTCACCATCACCCCATCAATCGAGACGACCATACTCAATCCAACCCCCGAATGCAAGCTCAACGCGGGCTCCTGAAATCGCCCCTTCAAGCCCCCTGCAACAGCCATCTACAGAACATCTATTGTGGAAACGATGCATCGGAACTGGTCTCATCTGACAAGTACAATGACAAAGTTTCGAACTCCAACTATCAGTCCTTGGCATACACCTCACATCGAGCCGCAAACGTGGCAAGGGTCATCTGGTCTTGTATTTGGTCATGGGGGATCAGCAGGTACCGCCACGGTTTACCACCATTCTCGTTGGCGTGAGCCGTCGCATGCTTGCACCAGGTCGCTGCCGCATCCGCCTTGGCAAGGACAACCTCGTCTGTCACTTCGTTTGCCCGTTTCGGCTCGCAGAGGAGCTTCTCCGTCTTGGTCTCGACGACGAAGTCTGGCTCGTAGGAATCCTCATGGCTGTAGTGAATCTGAAGATCGCCCTTGGCGGGCTTGAACCACTTCAGCACGTCATCCTCGTTCTCGACCAGCACGGCGAACCGACGCTCAGGGTCTGAATCGAACTTCTGAGCCGGATAGAGGCACTTGTGGAAGCCTCCAAACACCATCGAACTGATTCGGTTCCGCTGGCCTTCGGGCACGGTGACGCGGAAGTCGCGCACATCCTCGTTGGCCGCAGCCGAGTAGTTGTTGGCACGCAGAGTGTGGAACCCGCGTGTCACGTGTGCCTCATAGGCGCTGGCAGACTCGACAAAGTGTTGCTGCATCTGGGAATGGATCAGGTTCACCAGGGTCTGCTGGTGGTACTGCAGCACATTGATCACGTCGTCTTCGTCGGTCAGATATTCCCGCAGCCGGGCCACGACCTGCCCAGCCAGCTTGTACAGCAGTCCGGCGTGTTCGTCATAGCTGACATCGTCGAAGTCGATCAGCCCGCGAACGAGGTAATCCTCGGGCCGCTTCTCCTTGATGATGCCCGAACCGTCCTGCAGCCGATACCGCTGGTCCTCGTGCAGATGTTGGATGAGGATTCTATCCTCGACCGGAGGATAGTTGATGTTCCGCACATCGAGGTCGAAATCCTCGTACCGGCACGTCACCTCGCCCTTGGGTACCACAACGATCTTTGGCACGTCGATAGACAGCTCGCAGTACAGCTCGGTTGTCTTCTGCACCACCTCGGCCACGTTCACCGCCTCAACGATACCCTCAAGCACGCCCTGGGCTGGCCGAACAATCTCCTGAACTTTCTGCACGATTTCCCGCTGGATCTCAGCATCCTGCAGTTGATCGCTTCCCTTGAGCCGCTCGTACTGCTTGATAATCTGGTATGTCGCCTTGGCGACTTCTTGCTCTTCAGGCTTCTCGAAGAGCTTCCTTTGTTCCGGGACAGCCCGACCTGTCGCCGGGAATGGAGCCACATCTCCTGAGATGGCCTGCTCGAACGCACTCTTGATCTCCAGAGCCTTCCGACCTTCTCCCAGTATGTCCCGCCCGATCACCACGCCAGTTCGGATGATTGAGTTCGGGTCGTTTGCGTGGTCCACGATCTCCTGAAACTTGTCGTGCGACACAATCGTCAGGCGATCCACCGCCGGTACGCCCACGCGCTTCCCATAGGGCAGGCGCAGGCCGCGACCGATCGACTGCTCCACGAGCGTCCGCGAGTTCGCCGCCCGCAGCGGGACGATCGTGTAAAGGTTCGTCACGTCCCAGCCTTCTTTCAGCATGTTGACGTGAATGACGATCTCCACCGGATTGTCCGGGGCTTCGACGGTCAGTAACTGCTGGACGACATCGTCCTTTTCCTCACCTCGGATATTCGAGTGGACCTGAATGACCCTGCCTTTGTACCTGCCCTCGAAGAACGTCTCGCCCTCGATGACTTGCTGCAGGGCGTTGGCGTGCGTCGTATCCGTCGCCACGACCAGCATGAACGGTTTGACGATGGGCTTGTCGTTATTGCGGGCGTACACCTCCAATTCGACCTTCGTGTTCTCATGAATCCGCACGCCGTCCTCAAGCTTGACCTTCTCCAGTCCCTCGGCCGAGTAAGCATTGGGGTCGAAGTTCTCGCGCGTCGCCACGGCCGGTTCCTTCACAAATCCGTCATCCATCGCCGACGCCAGCGGATAACTGTAGATCACGTTCTTGAACGGCACGCTACGGCCACCGGTTTCGACCTGCGGCGTCGCGGTCAGTTCCAGGCCGAGAATCGGCTTGAGCTCATTGATCGCCCGCACGCCTGCCGTCGCCCGGTAGCGATGGCTTTCGTCCATCAGCATCACCAGATCGTCGAGGCCTGCCAGATAATCGAAATAGCTCTGGCCGATGTACTCACTCAACCGCTTGATGCGGGGACTCTTGCCTCCGCGCACCTCGCTGTTGATTTTGGAGATGTTGAAGATGTTGATATGGCAATCATCGGGAATATCGAACAAGTGTCCACGCGCCGAGGTCACCGATTCATACGTCTCGCCAGTAATGATCACCGGCGGGTTCGTGGTGAACTCACCGATACCTTTGAAGACGTACTTCGGCGTATTGGGCGTGAAGTCCGCGATCAGCTTATTGTAGATTGTCAGGTTCGGCGCCAGCACAAAGAAGTTGCGGATGCCCTCGGCCTGGTAGAGGTATGCGATAGACGCACCCATCAGCCGTGTCTTGCCCACGCCCGTGGCTAGGGCAAAACACAAGGACGGGAACTCCCGCTCGAAGTCTTCCACCGTTGGGAACTCGCTTCGGATCGCCTGCAATGCCACCATCGGGTCGGCATCCTTGACCAGCGAAACACTCTCACACACCCGAGCCAGAATCTCCAATGATTCCCGCTGTGGTGGACGAAGGCTCAGCCGATTACTGACCGCGTTGACGTGTTGAATCGCCATGGATCACTTGCCTCCCTTTTCGTCCAACCGCTTCCGCCGGTCTTCAAGCTGCTTGACCTCTTCGACCGCTTCGATGAAGTGCCTTTCGACGGGCGATGGTTCAGTCAACATTCGCTGCTGATATCTTTCGTATTCCTGCCGGGCCTTCTCCAGCGCCTGCTGGTGACTGACCGTTCCGGCATGCGTCAGGATCTCCCGACCGGTCATCGTCAAGAAATCGTCGAGCCGCGCCACCCAGTCTTTCATGTACATCGGCTGGCGATTCAACGCCTGCAATTCCGCCAGTTCCAGGTACGCCGTCACCATGCGATTCAGGACCTCAAGCTCTTGCGGCTGAAGGTAGTTCTTCGCGATCCCCACATCGGCCCTGCGAATCGAATCGCCGGGCCAATTGGTCATGCCCATATGCGGCTGGTTCGCATCGGCCCGGCCGGCGATAATTTCTGCCGCCGTGTGCCCGTGCGACGCCCAGTGCATCTTGTTCTGCACCACCTTGAAGAACTCCTGCGAGACCTCCGCTTTCGGGTCGTAATCGATGCTCGTGGCGTAGATGTCCAGCACCTTCCGCCAGAAGACCTTCTCCGACGAGCGAATATCCCGAATCCGGGCCAGCAACTCGTCGAAATAGTTCCCGCCCCCAGCGGCCTTGAGCCGTTCATCGTCAAGGGCGAAACCCTTGACCAGGTACTCACGCAACCGCTGGGTCGCCCAGATCCGGAATTGGGTCCCCCGCAGGCTGTTGACCCGGTAGCCGACCGATATAATCGCATCCAGGTTGTAATGCTCAAGCTCGCGTGTAACCTGACGCTCGCCTTCCTGGCGAACTGTTGCGTAAAACGCAACAGTTGCCTCCGCAGACAACTCTCCCTCCTCGTAAATGTTTTTCAGGTGGCGACTTATGCGCGACTTATCCACCTGAAACAGCTCGGCCATCTGCTGCTGCGTCAGCCAGATCGTCTCGCCTGCAAAGCGGCATTGGATGCGTGTCCGGCCGTCCTGCGTCTGATACAGCAGAAACTCGCCACCCGGGTTGGTGGGAATGATCTCAGCCGTCATTTCTCGCCTCCTTTCGAGTCGTCCTGGGCCATATCAAACAGCGTCGGGCCCGCCTCCTTGCCCTTGCCGAACCTCCTTACGGGCTTGCCGTCGCCGGCCCGCTGGGCTTCGTGCTGCTCGACCACTTCCGGCGGAGCATCGGGCAAGTTCTCGATCTCCAGCGAGTAATCGTCGTGACCCCATTCGCACTTCTTCAGCACCGCCTTGGGAATCTTCTTCACCGTCAGGTTCTCGAACTGACTCACGTCACAGCGGAACGCGCTGCAGCAGATCAGCAGACTGCGGTTGGGGCCAACCTCGTCGCTGAGCTTGGCCAGCATGTCCTTGCTCATGAACTGCGTGGTCACGTAGATGAAGTCCGTCTCGGAGCTTCGTCCCTGCTGCCAGTAGACATCGGGGTTGGGATCAAACGTGAACCCTTCCAGCTTACACATCGCCTCGGCCAGCATCGCCGCGTTGAACTCAGGGTTAATGACCGGATTGCCCCATTCATCCTCGACGATTAGGGATGGTCCGAGCCGGTAGTAGCGAAAGCCGCCGCCTCCCTTCCAGTCGACGGCCTTGCTGATCCCACCCTGGTCCTCGCCGTCGATCACCTTCTTCATGCGTGGGATGATGTGGGTATGGCAATGATCGCCAAGCTCGACCATGATCCAGCGGCGTCCCATTTTCTGGGCGGTCGTGCCCGTCGTGCCCGTCCCGGCGAATGAATCAAGGACCCAGTCGCCAAGGTTTGAGGCAATCGTAAGAATTCGTTCAATCAGACCTTCCGGTTTAGGCGTGACGAATAGCTCTTCCACATCAGGAAGAAGCTTCTTCAAATGCTGTTTTGCAGCTTGGTTGTGACCAACTTCATCATAGGTCCAGATTGTCTCGGGCACGATCCCATCGATGACTTCCGACAGAAACCGCTTGATCGCAGGCACATTATTGCCGTCCTTGCCCCACCAAATACGGCCCTCACGGTCCATTTCCTCCAGCCTCTCTTTCGCCACACGCCAATACATGCCTTGCGGCGGACCAGTTATCACCCTACCGGAGGGGCATTTGATAGGATACCGGCCTACGCTGTAGTAGTTGCGTGCAGACAAATCGCTTGGTTTCCAAGGCCCTCGGGGATCATTGTCAGGATTCTTGTATGCGCGATCCTGCTTCTCTGTACGTGGCAGCAGATTTCTCTTCCACGATGATACATCGCGTGCATAGCAGACAACGTAGTCGTGGTTTTCGGAAAGGAATTTGGCGGAACTCTTTGGAGAATATACCTTCTCCCAAATGCACTGCGCAATGAAGTTGGCTCGCCCGAACACCTCGTCGAGCAGAATGCGCAGGTAGGGCATCTCATTGTCGTCGATGCTGATCCAGATCGAACCATTTTCGGCAAGTAGCCGTCGCAGAATCTCCAGACGGTCGCGCATCAGGGACAACCAGAGTGAATGCTCAATACCATCGTGGTAGTGCGTGAAGGCCGAGCCGGTGTTGTACGGCGGATCGATGTAGATGCACTTGATCCTGCCGGTGAACTCCTGCTCCAGCGCCCTGAGGGCCAGCAGGTTGTCACCGAAGATCAGCCGGTTATCGAAGAAGTCGTTCTCGCTGACCCGACGGGCCGCATGGTACGACTTGCCCGCGTCCTCAATCAGCACGCGCGGCTCCAACTTCGGCCGGTTCTCCTTGCCGATCCAGGTCAGTTCGAGACGTGTATTGCTCTTGGCCATGCTATTCACACCTTCGCGTACCGATAGTTGTTCCTGATGTTGGCGTGCATGAACTGTCCAATCGAGCGTGCGCGCATTAACTCCTGGTAAACGACCTCAGGCACATCGAAGTACTGGTACACTGAGTTGCCCTTGAATTCGACTTCAAGAGTCAAGGTGCTCGGGTCATAACCTATCGACACGACGTTTGATGAAGTCACCGGTGTTCTGTTCATGGGTTGCCTCCAGGATTGTCTGTGCAACGGGGATTCTCGCTTCGCCACTTCTCAAGAACGCGAGCGTAATTTTCAACTTGCTTCCGGCGGTTCCAGCCACCATCGGTATCCGGGTCGTATATCTTCGGATCGTGGCTATCCGGTCGACGGTTCTTGGCTGGCGCATCAATCAGGGCCCGCAGGGGCAGGTGGACCGCCTCGCCAACGATTATGGCTTCGCCGGTACGCAGGGTGGGCAGCATGTTGAAAAGGCCCTCAAGATTGTCGCTCACCGTGCCGGTCACATGGGAACGGTCAGTGGTGTTGGCCAGCCGCATGGCGAACATCGTGCCGCATTGAGAGAGGATGGTTGGATCAATCTCGGCTGGCCGTTGGCTAACGATCATTGCGCCAAGGCCGTACTTCCGGCCTTCTTTGACAATCCTGCGAGCTGCAGTGGAAGCCGCACCTTCGTTCCCGGCATTGAGATAGGCGTGTGCTTCTTCCAGGACGAAGAGTAATGGCCGTGTTCGTCCGCCTTCGGGGAGGTAGCGTGCCCAGAAGAGCGCCTCGAAAAGGAGGCGGATGAGGACGCCAATAAGGTCCATCAGAATGGACACTGGAACGCCGGACAGATCGAGAATGGTTATGGGCTTGTCCCCGCCTACCCACGATCTGATCAGTGCATCGAGATCCTGTGCGGGTTGAGCATCGAGATTCTGAAGAGTCGGGTTAGGACACCAAGGGCCAGGACGAAACATGAAGTCATACCGTGTATCCCGCAGAAGTGATTCAGTGGCCAAAATCTGGCGGCGGACATTGAGCGGAGCACCGCTGAGATAGACGCGGTTGGGGCCACCCGATGTAATCGGGCGGTATCGTGGCGGATTAACGCCCATAATGTCGCCGAGCACCGGCTGTCCATCTGGTCCGGGTTCAATGGCCTCTGTTGCATCGCTTTGATTGGCTCCTTGAGCAGTATGGGTGGAACAGACGCAGCGGTGCAGTTCATACCATAGACGGTGGATGCTGAACGGAATCGGCGTATCCACGGTCATCGTGTCGGCCGTGACGCCGTTGCGTGCCTGTGCGCCAATCGAGGCCAGCTTCAACTGTTTGATCTTCTCAACCAGAGCAGCACGGTCGGCATCATTTAATCCCCGAAACGGTGTAACACGAAGAAGCTCGTCAAGACTCAACGCCCAGTAGGGAATGAAGAGTGGCTGCTCACCTCGTGCCTCATCGGCGTTGACTCGAAAGATCGTTGCCCGATCACTCAACGCGGCGTGGTACTCGCCGTGGATGTCGAGAACGATGATACGCGACGATGGATACCGGACGGGATCAGAGAGTGAGGCAAGAAGATTGGCAACGGTGGTGGATTTGCCCGCGCCTGTCGTGCCCACGACAGCGCTGTGGCGGGTGATTAGCCGATCAATGTCCACCAGTGCCGGGATGGACTCCGCACTTGCGAGGTTACCTATCCGGACGAAGTTCGGTGCGTCTGGCCTGCCATAAATACGGGTCAAGTCCTGCTCGGTTACAAGGTGGGCTTCATCTCCGATGGTTGGGTACTGCGATATTCCGCGTTTGAACTCACCTGATCGCCACCCCTCGCCAATGAGCTGAACCTTCAACCAACGATAGCCGTACGGTTCGACCTTGGCCAAGGCTTCAGGAACAGCCCCAGCGCCGACTTGCGACACGATTCCGAAGAGGTCGACAAATCCAATCCCGATGCGAACGAAGCTGCCAATCTGGCCGATGCGGTAGCCGTGCCCATCGATGAAGGCCAGTCCAGACACCGTGTCCTTGTCGAGGGCGATGCTGATCGTCGCTCCCTGGACGTCTTGCACGGTTCCCAGATAAGTTGGGCTACTTGCCACTGGGCACCTCCAGTGGTTGTCGGACCGCGCCAACCAACTCTTGAAGGAACTGCCCGAAGACAGCGAAGTCCCCAAGTGCGAACTCGGCTCTGCGTTTGGCCTTGTCGTTCGTCGGGTCTACGGGGATCCACGTTACCCACCGCCCCGCATCGGAAGACACCGACTCAGCGTCCTTCTCCGGCCAGGCCGATTCCTGGCCTCCGATTACTCCACCGTCCCGCGCAAGAACGTTTAGATTGGGACGATTC of the Anaerobaca lacustris genome contains:
- a CDS encoding DEAD/DEAH box helicase family protein, whose amino-acid sequence is MAIQHVNAVSNRLSLRPPQRESLEILARVCESVSLVKDADPMVALQAIRSEFPTVEDFEREFPSLCFALATGVGKTRLMGASIAYLYQAEGIRNFFVLAPNLTIYNKLIADFTPNTPKYVFKGIGEFTTNPPVIITGETYESVTSARGHLFDIPDDCHINIFNISKINSEVRGGKSPRIKRLSEYIGQSYFDYLAGLDDLVMLMDESHRYRATAGVRAINELKPILGLELTATPQVETGGRSVPFKNVIYSYPLASAMDDGFVKEPAVATRENFDPNAYSAEGLEKVKLEDGVRIHENTKVELEVYARNNDKPIVKPFMLVVATDTTHANALQQVIEGETFFEGRYKGRVIQVHSNIRGEEKDDVVQQLLTVEAPDNPVEIVIHVNMLKEGWDVTNLYTIVPLRAANSRTLVEQSIGRGLRLPYGKRVGVPAVDRLTIVSHDKFQEIVDHANDPNSIIRTGVVIGRDILGEGRKALEIKSAFEQAISGDVAPFPATGRAVPEQRKLFEKPEEQEVAKATYQIIKQYERLKGSDQLQDAEIQREIVQKVQEIVRPAQGVLEGIVEAVNVAEVVQKTTELYCELSIDVPKIVVVPKGEVTCRYEDFDLDVRNINYPPVEDRILIQHLHEDQRYRLQDGSGIIKEKRPEDYLVRGLIDFDDVSYDEHAGLLYKLAGQVVARLREYLTDEDDVINVLQYHQQTLVNLIHSQMQQHFVESASAYEAHVTRGFHTLRANNYSAAANEDVRDFRVTVPEGQRNRISSMVFGGFHKCLYPAQKFDSDPERRFAVLVENEDDVLKWFKPAKGDLQIHYSHEDSYEPDFVVETKTEKLLCEPKRANEVTDEVVLAKADAAATWCKHATAHANENGGKPWRYLLIPHDQIQDQMTLATFAARCEVYAKD
- a CDS encoding MFS transporter — translated: MNGMSINVRVRLSAMMFLQYMMFAVWWVQLAAYLDNIGVTGTLKALILSSMPLGCLVAPIFCMIADRHFASQKVLMALNFSCAALFLLAALQSNPVALFVFLLLGMFCYMPTWSLTNAVAMANAPSEKFPQIRVFGSIGWVASAVFSLAAVRLFGTASLDGTAIPLYCGAGTALVAALLNMTLPNTPPPAKGQPASIIDVLGLRAMTLLKDRNFAVFILLSMLVMLPFTMYFSLGSQFFASQGFEQVTATMNLGQFVEMFVMLLVPMALARYGSKWALLVGLGALLVRYVAFWGGGVFHLPSLYYVAILVHGVIFGFFFVGGQVYVDKKAPAEIRAQAQGLIVLICFGLGMLIGTFFNVRLIDMYTIQSTVDEAVTITNWNAIWAIISAMTAVLLGAFWLFFRDDLAKNVAPIVE
- a CDS encoding KTSC domain-containing protein encodes the protein MNRTPVTSSNVVSIGYDPSTLTLEVEFKGNSVYQYFDVPEVVYQELMRARSIGQFMHANIRNNYRYAKV
- a CDS encoding HEAT repeat domain-containing protein is translated as MKLLSSGDKGTRISASVALRRDIGSTQVIKALIKGLKDRSTYVRGTAAWNLGRIGSAQAIPALCKALRDKDGEVRIVPAVVGIRPTTG
- a CDS encoding site-specific DNA-methyltransferase, with the protein product MAKSNTRLELTWIGKENRPKLEPRVLIEDAGKSYHAARRVSENDFFDNRLIFGDNLLALRALEQEFTGRIKCIYIDPPYNTGSAFTHYHDGIEHSLWLSLMRDRLEILRRLLAENGSIWISIDDNEMPYLRILLDEVFGRANFIAQCIWEKVYSPKSSAKFLSENHDYVVCYARDVSSWKRNLLPRTEKQDRAYKNPDNDPRGPWKPSDLSARNYYSVGRYPIKCPSGRVITGPPQGMYWRVAKERLEEMDREGRIWWGKDGNNVPAIKRFLSEVIDGIVPETIWTYDEVGHNQAAKQHLKKLLPDVEELFVTPKPEGLIERILTIASNLGDWVLDSFAGTGTTGTTAQKMGRRWIMVELGDHCHTHIIPRMKKVIDGEDQGGISKAVDWKGGGGFRYYRLGPSLIVEDEWGNPVINPEFNAAMLAEAMCKLEGFTFDPNPDVYWQQGRSSETDFIYVTTQFMSKDMLAKLSDEVGPNRSLLICCSAFRCDVSQFENLTVKKIPKAVLKKCEWGHDDYSLEIENLPDAPPEVVEQHEAQRAGDGKPVRRFGKGKEAGPTLFDMAQDDSKGGEK
- a CDS encoding virulence RhuM family protein; this translates as MTAEIIPTNPGGEFLLYQTQDGRTRIQCRFAGETIWLTQQQMAELFQVDKSRISRHLKNIYEEGELSAEATVAFYATVRQEGERQVTRELEHYNLDAIISVGYRVNSLRGTQFRIWATQRLREYLVKGFALDDERLKAAGGGNYFDELLARIRDIRSSEKVFWRKVLDIYATSIDYDPKAEVSQEFFKVVQNKMHWASHGHTAAEIIAGRADANQPHMGMTNWPGDSIRRADVGIAKNYLQPQELEVLNRMVTAYLELAELQALNRQPMYMKDWVARLDDFLTMTGREILTHAGTVSHQQALEKARQEYERYQQRMLTEPSPVERHFIEAVEEVKQLEDRRKRLDEKGGK